A stretch of DNA from Leptospira barantonii:
GCGCTTTCCGAACGCGCCTGTCAAAATCTCGGTCTGGATTGGCTTTTGACTCGGGTCGGAGTTTACTTTCACGATATCGGTAAAATTCCAAACGCCGGTTTTTTTGTGGAGAATCAACACTTGATTCCCAAAAAGGAAAACATCGATAAGAACAATCCGGCTCTTGCGGCGAAGATCGTCATCGATCACGTGTTAGACGGAATCGAGATGGCGAAGAAGGCGAGACTTCCGAGAGAGGTGATCGATTTCATTCCGGAACACCACGGAACTTCCACGATGGCTTTTTTCTATCACAAGGCCTTATCCGAACTTTCTCCCACACAAAAGAAGAAACTAAAAAAACAGGACTTCCAATATCCGGGACCGAAGCCGCAGAGAAAAGAAACCGCGATCGTGATGATCGCAGATTCTCTGGAAGCGGCTTCCCGTTCTTTGGAAGAGATCACAACGGAGACTTTGGACAATCTCATTACGAAGATCATCGGAATCAAACTCGCGGAAAATCAATTGGATGAATGCGGGCTGACACTCGGTGATTTGGAAATCGTAAAAGCCTCCTTTAAGGAAGTTTTGTTGTCCAGTTTACATTCCAGACCGAAGTATCCGAGTATGGAAGCCACAAAAGCATTAGAAAAAAAGAATGCGATGGGTTCGCCGAACGGTCATAAGAATCAGAAATCCGCAACGGGGAAAGGAAACTGATCGCCGATACCGTTTCCATTTCGAACGACTATGGAATTATTTCCTGGTGGAACGAAACGGAAGTCGTCGAAAACTGCAAAATTCTTTTCCGTCGTGAACTATCCGATTCTCCCTGCGATCTAAGTCTGCTTTTGATAAGCGACATCGATATGAAAGAGATCAATCTTCTGAGACGAAACAAGGATAAGACCACGGACGTTCTTTCCTTTCCACTCGAGTTCGATTCCGCTCCTCTTGTCGCCGTTTTGAACGAAAGAATCAAAAAAAATTCCAAATCCTTACCTCCGATTGCGTTAGGCGAAATTGTTATCTCGGTGGACACGCTCAAAAAACAAGCCGTTGAAATCGGACATTCCGAAAAGGACGAGTTTTATCGTTTGTTGGTTCACGGATTTTTACATCTTCTCGGATACGATCACGAACGAGGGGAAGAGGAAGAAAGAATCATGAAGTTAAAGGAAGACGAATGTCTGGAAGCGCTTCAGGATCTCTAAAAAAAGCCAAGGGAATCGTTTTGGAATCGAGGACGATCCAAGACGGGGACGCGATCATACGACTTCTTCCCGAAGAAGGTCAGGTGGAGAATTTTCGGATTCGAGGAATTCGAAAAAGCAAAACAAGACCCATCGCCTCAGTCGAACCCGGATCTCTTTCCAGCGTGGATTATTACAACTCCAAGAACAAAGAGACGCATAACGTGAAGGAGATTTCGCTTCTGAATCGATACGATAAAGCGAAGTCCGGTTACTTCGGAATGGTTCTCGTTTCTTATCTCGTCGAACTTGCGTCCTCCTTTACGCCGGACGGAGCGGAACATCCCGGAGAATTCCGTCTTTTATCCGGTGCGCTTGAAGAGCTTGAGGAGAACGGCCCCGGCGCCTTGATTCTTCCCTTTTTTAAACTGCGTCTTCTCGTATCGGGAGGATTTTTATCCAAGGAACTTCTTTGTCATTCCTGCGGAACCGAACTCAAGGAGATGACGAGCGTAATGCTTCAAGCTTCGCCGTTCGAACTCGTATGCGGAAATTGTCTTCATACCGATCAGAACGATCTCGGACTCGTTCAATGGATTCAGACATTTTTAATGCTTCGATTTCGGGATTTGAAGGAAAGAAAAATATCCGTTGAAACTCTTCTGGACTTGGACAGAATTTGCAATCGAATGCTCGAACCCATTCTTAGAAAAAAATTGAAATCGTCCGTCACTCTCTATGAAGCCCTGGGGGAAAATCTTGGAAAACTTTCTTAAATCGATTCTATTTCTATTCTATTTTTGCATTCTTCTTTTTCTCGTAATCCTGGACATTCGCTGGGATCAAAAAACTCCCGTATCGATCCCGGTGCACGCGGAAAGAGAGGAAAGGGGAAAACGATCAGTACTTGTTTCCATGATGGATCTGAAAAAAATGGTATTTCAGGAATTGGAAAAAAGCTGGGAGAACTCCCGGAAGAAAAACGTATTCTATGAAAGAAAATGAAACTCTAAAACAAATCGTATTAAAAGCGCTCGAAGAGGGGGTTCGGGAACTTTCCGCTTCCATCCCCGATGTCGATCCGAGCGCGTTCAAAATCAAAATAGAATATTCGCGAGATGAAAAATTCGGGGATTATTCCACTTCATTCGCATTAGAAAACTCTAAAATTCTTAAGAAGAATCCGGTTCAAGTCTCCGGCGATCTCGTCGAGATTCTCAAAAAAAGAAACGATCTTTTTGAAACGGTGGACTTTACTCCTCCCGGTTTCGTGAACTTCCGAATCACACCTTTGTTTCTTCTCAAATTCATCGAATCCTCGATTCTTTCCGGAAATTATTTTCCAAAAGCGAACGATCCGCTTAAAATCAATCTTGAATTCGTTTCCGCAAATCCTACGGGACCGCTGAACATCGTTTCGGCGAGAGCCGCGGCGAACGGGGATGCGATGGCCTCTCTTTTGAAGGCGATCGGTCATAAGGTCGATAAGGAATTTTACATCAACGATTACGGGAATCAGGTATTTTTACTCGGGGTTTCCACCTTGGTCCGAATCCGCGAAATCAAGGGAGAATCTTCGTCCCTTCAGGAAGCGGACGATTCCACTCCGATCGAAACGATCTTGGAGAAAAATATTCTACCCGCAGAAGGATATCGCGGAGAATACATTAAGGATATTGCAAGCGCTCTCTTAAAGGATTCCGAAAAATCACCGAAGATCGAATCCCTTCTAAAGGAAAAGAAATACAGAGAACTCGCGGAACTTTGTTCCGGTTGGACCGTGGAAAACAATCTGATCTGGCAAAGAAAGGATCTGGATGCGTTCGGTGTTGAGTTCGACAATTATTTCAGCGAATGCACGTTACACGATTCGAACAAGGTTTTGGCGGTGATGAAGGACCTCGAGAAGTCGGGTCAGATCTTCGAAGAAGACGGAAAGAAAGTATTTCGTTCCACCGAATACGGAGACGATAAGGACCGTGTGGTCGTAAGGGACGACGGAAGACCTACGTATCTTCTCGCCGATATCGCGTATCATAAGAATAAAATCGAAAGGGGATACGATCGTATCTTCGATATCTGGGGACCGGATCACCACGGATATATCGCGAGACTTGCGGGCGCCGTTCAATCCATCGGATACAAAAAGGAAAACTTCAAGGTCATCATCGCACAACAAGTGAATCTTCTCGAATCGGGACAAAAGGTGAAGATGAGCAAACGCGCCGGTTCCTTTCAGACGATGAGCGATCTGATAGGATTTTTGGGAAAACACGGACGGGACGTGGGTCGTTATTTCTTCGTTATGCGGTCGTTGGACGCTCCTCTGGATTTCGATCTGGATCTCGCAAAAGACGAATCCGATAAGAATCCGGTTTTTTATCTGCAATACGCGCACGCAAGAATCTGTTCGATCTTTCGCGAGGTCGGAAACGAAACTTCCAAGGACGCCGCGACTACATTAGAAATGTCTGATGAACGAAAACGTCTTCTTTTCTGGATCGCAAGATTTCCGGAGGAGATTTTCGACGCGGCCAACGCGATGGAACCGCATCGTGTAACGAATTATCTCCAGAGTTTCGCAAAAACGTTTACCGGATTTTATCTCGGAAAAAACAATCGATTGAAGGATGCCACACCCGAAGTTCGTTTGGGTCTCGCGAGAATCTGTCTCGCGGCTAAGAACGTTCTTTCGGAAGGACTTTCGCTCATCGGAGTTTCCGCTCCCGAAAGAATGGAAAAGGAAGCCTAATGTCGACCGCACCGAAAATTATCGTTCTGTCCACCGGATCGGAACTGACTTCCGGAAGAAGTCAGGACACGAATTCATCCTGGATCGCAAACGAACTTTTCGGGTTGGGATTTTCCGTTTCTAAGTTCGTGGTTTTACCGGACGACCCGATTGTTCTTCAAGAGGAAATATCGAAACTCGCAAACGAATCGACGAAGGAACAACCGATTCTTCTTGTGATGACGGGCGGGCTCGGTCCTACGGAAGACGATTATACGTTGGAAGTCGCGTGTAAACTCAAAGGTGTTTCCGCCGTCGAGAGCACGGTCGCCAAACAACGATTAGAGGCTTTTTACAGACTGCGCGGAAGAAACTTTCAGGAAGCGATGCAAACCGCGATCCGTCAGGTTTCGGTTCCGGAAGGTTCTATCATTCTGGGCAACAACGTCGGGATCGCACCCGGTTTTGTCATCACGTTAGGCGAAAACGCGAACCTATGTTGTATGCCCGGAGTTCCGGGAGAAATGACGGAGATGTTCCGCGACGAACTTTCGCCTTGGATCTCCAAAACTTTTTCCGCGACGGAACTACATTCCGGATTTCGTTTTGTTTGGTGGATGAGCGAATCCCTGTTTCAGAAAGAATTTATTTCAAAGGAAGAATCGGTCACGAGCGGAAAAGTAGTATGGGGTGTGGCCGCAAAACGCGGATACATTCGAGTGAGTTTTCAATCCTCCGATCGTTCCTTGGTGGATTCTCTTTTGCAAAAGATCGATCAAGTCTACGGAGCCAAATCGACCCCGGACGTATTCGAAGAACTTCCGAAAATTCTAATCGATAAAAAACTCACCGTCGGAACGGCCGAAAGTTGTACGGGCGGATTGATCGCAAAAACGTTGACCGATAGAGCGGGATCCTCCTCTTATTTTTACGGAAGTGTGATTTCTTACGATAACAGCGTCAAGGCCTGTTTGCTCGGAGTCAAACAAGGCACGTTAGACGAGTTTGGCGCGGTCAGTAAGGAAACCGCAAAGGAAATGGCGGAGGGTGCGCTTTCCGTTTTGAAAACGGATCTAATAGTAAGTGTTACCGGAATCGCCGGACCGGGCGGAGGCACACCGCAAAAGAAAGTAGGTCTGGTTTATTTCGGGGTCGCTCGCAAAAACGGGGAAACGGAAATTCACGAACACTACTTTCCGTTTCCAAGGGCATCGTTTCGAGAATACGCGGCGTTCACGGGAATTTATCTTTTATACAATCTTCTTAAGGACAAAAAATGAAACTCTTAACCGTGGCCGGATTCGGCGTTTTGTTTACGATATTATTCTTTTATACATTAGGAAATCCTTATAAAACCGCGAGTGGGATCCAAAAGGTCTGGGCGTTTTCAAAACCGGCACACGCGGGGATGGCGGACGATTCGAGGTTCGCATGGAACCCGGACGAGAATTTAAACGGATACAAATTCGAAAATTCGTATTATACGATCCAAAGTTCCGCGGGAATTCCCCTCGAAGATACGAGAAGAATCGAATATCCGTTCAACACAAAGGGTTATCTCGAATACAAAAAGATAGGCGCCGAGGTGAATTTTTATTCTCCCTCGAACGAGATCCTTTGGACGAAAGAGTTTCGAAGTTATCCTAGAATTTCTCCTTCGGGCAACGTGGTTCTTTTGATCGCGGGGGATCACAATCAGGTGATTCTTTCAGATATCAACGGAAACGGAACGGGGGCCGGAAAACTCGACGGACGTTTTTTGACCGACTATGCGTTTGCGAGCGATTCCAAAATCACGGGAGTCCTTTTTTCTGGAGGAGAATTGTTTGTCCTCGATCCCAAAGGTGCAATCCAAATCAAAAAGGATCTTGGTTCGGAAAAGAATCCGGTTTTTGCGAAGAGCGTTTCCGTTTCTCCGGACGGTTCCAAAACCGCGGTCCACCTTTTGAACGGAAACAAGGATAAAATTCTCGTCTTGGGTGCGAAGGGAGAAGAGGTTACGTCCTACGATCTCGATACGATTTATCCTCATAAACTTTATTTGGCGGTTTCCAATACGGGAGAGGTTTTGATCTCCGCGCCGGATAAGTTGATCTTTTACGATTCATCCGGGAAAACGTCCTTGAACGTTAAGCGAAATTCCGGGAACGGGGTTTATCAAACCGCTTTTCACAACGGGGATTGGTTTGCGGCCGAAGCGAATCAGGAAATTTTATTCATAGACGATTCGGGTAAAATTCTCAAAAAAGAAAGAATCAAAGGTTCCGATTTACCGGCTCGATTCTTTCCTTCGGGCAAAAAGGGTTCCGTCGTTTTGGAAACGGGTAAGGAACTATTCTTATACCGCAATCTTTGATTTTTTAAACTTCGTAGATCGAAAGGGACTTATAACTTTTGTTTCCCTGTTTGTCGAGCAGGGCGATGATCTCGGTTCTTTTTTCCTTTTCGATGTTGAAGATCAACTGGTCCGAAATTTCTCTGCAGATATAAAGACCTCTACCGTGAGAATCCGCAAGCCCCGGAGGAAAACCGGTGGTTTCATCCACGGTGATATGACGATCCAAACGTTTTAGAATTTCCTTTTTATCCAATGAACCGAAATGATCCCGGATCACGATGATAAACGTGTTCTCCGCGATTCCGTAACCGATTTCGAAAAAATCGGATTCGGCAAGTTGAATATTCTCCAGAGGAATGACTAAGTCTCGGGACGGAAGTTCGTATTGATATTTGTAATTTCCTTTTGAATCGCGCGGAGCGCGGATCATCGCGTTGGAAGTAAGTTCCTCTAGGATCTGATTGATCGCGTTAGGCGCTCCTTTTTCGACGAGAAACTTGGCGATTCGATTGCAGAGAAAGTTTCTCTGTTCGTCCGAATAAATTCTTTTGTAGACGATGCTGTCCGGTTGGGGAACCGAAAAGTCCTTATCTTCAGCGCCCGATTCCTGGATCGTAAATTCAGGTCCGAAATATTTTTCAACGCCGAAGATATCTTTCGTCAATAACTTGTGAACCATCACCGAAATCAAGGTGATGTCCAAAAAGGAATACTTGGGAATGATATTCCAGATCCCGTGTTTATACGCGAAGTTGATGTAGTCGTTGATGTTATACGCGGTCATCAGAGTGTAAAGGACCTGAGGGAATTCGTGTTGGATCGTTTTGATCAGATCCAATCCCGTTTTGCCCGGCATCCGAATATCCGTGATGACGAGATGAATCTCCTCGCTCTTTAAAACTCGAATGGCCTCGTCGTAGTTTTCCGCGTCGAAGATATTGTACTTGCCTGTGAGTAAATCTTTGATCGCTTCCCGAATCGAATGTATGTCTTCAACGATTAGAATATTGTACATTAGGAAGAATACCCGTGGTTTTGTGTAAAGGGTAGGGAAACTCTGAATCTTGTTTTTCTTTCGAAGGATTTAACCGACAATTCTCCGCTGTGCTCACGAACGATGGAGTGACAGATGGAAAGACCGAGCCCGGTTCCGATTCCGGTTTTATTCTTCGTAAAGAAAGGGGAGAATATCTTATCGATCAGATTGTCCGGAATTCCTCCGGCGTTGTCTTCCACGATGATATGCACCATGTTTCTTGTTTTACGAACTTCCACGCGGATCTTTCCTTCTCCATAGTCGAAGGCTTGCAAAGAATTCTTAAATAGATTGATAAAAAGACGTTCCATCTTTACCGGATTGAACTGAAATGTAGTTCCCGGTTCGCAGAGAATTTCCCAGGTGATGTTTTTGGAAAGAACGGGATAAACCCAAATCACGTTTTCTTTCGCCTTTTGGATCGTTTCGTAGATGTCCGCGGCGGTTGTTACAAGGCGGTCCGGTTTTGCAAAACTGATGATGTCCGAAACGATCATCGCCGCGCGCGTTAGATCCTCTTTCATCATATCCAAACGTTTGCGGAAAAATTCCGGATCTATGGAAGTGAGATTGTTCAAAAGACTTTGAAGGGTTAAGCTCATTCCGGTAAGAGGGTTGTTGAGTTCGTGAGCCACTCCGGAAATAAAAATCCCCAGAGAAGCAAGGTTGCGAATTCGAAGATTCTCCTCTTCCTTTTCTTTGATCCGAGTGATATTACTTACCTTTTCCAAAACGGAACCGATGATCCCGTCCTTCTCGATCGGATAAAAATCCAGGTAAAGCGTTTCCTTTTGACCCTTCACGGAATGAAAGATCTCCCGGTTCACATCGGAGCGGGGATATTCGAAGTATTGATTGAAATTTTCTTCTCCGTTCTGCATGTCCTTCATCGGACAATACGGACATACGTCTCCACGGTTGTAGAGAACCTCGTAACATTTCTTCCCTATAATGGAGGAAAAGGACGGTTGACCGGAAAATTCGAGCGTGGATCGATTTACTCTCCGGATACGAAAACCCGGATCGATCAATACTAACGGCTCGGTAATCCCATCCAAGATGGATTGTAGTTCACCGGCTCTTTCTAAGAGATTTTCCTGCAACGAGGACATGAAGATTCAATATTGTAGAGAATCTTTAAAAGTTTGCAGTAACTTTTTTTTATTTTTTGCGGATTCCTGGCTCTGCATTTCCTGAAGTCTCATGAGCTGAATCAGAAAATCCTCCAGAAGTTTTAAGTAAAATTCTTGCTTAAAGTTGGATCTCTCTCGGTTGATTCCTTCGTCTGGGAGAAGCTGAATCGGATAACGAACTTCCTTTCCGTTGCGATCGGCTTGCAGAAGAATGTCGTCCACGTTCTGATCGAGAGGGGTTTCGTCCGTCAATCGGATCAGAGTAGTATCGGAACCGTCGGAATTCTCAGCTTTTACCTCGGTGATTACCTTGGAAAGAGTGGTTCCCGTAAACTCGAGCGTTATCGATTTGCTCTCGGCCTTTTCGATTCCGTTCTTTCCTTCCTGGATGGAATGTTTCACCACTTTGATTCCCTTTCGATTCGGATAAGTCCCGAGGAATGTAACGTACGTTCCGTTGGGAACCGAATCCATCTTTTCCAACTTCAAAAGTTCACGAGCGATTCCGAGATCTTCATACACTCTGAGAATTCTTCGGTTTAAAATGGACGCGGTGTCGGACGCTTTATTCTTATGAGCGTCGTC
This window harbors:
- the lenA gene encoding endostatin-like outer membrane lipoprotein LenA, producing MKPTTRATSRRTLSILFTLLIFVFLHTSLSAQNKEDDAHKNKASDTASILNRRILRVYEDLGIARELLKLEKMDSVPNGTYVTFLGTYPNRKGIKVVKHSIQEGKNGIEKAESKSITLEFTGTTLSKVITEVKAENSDGSDTTLIRLTDETPLDQNVDDILLQADRNGKEVRYPIQLLPDEGINRERSNFKQEFYLKLLEDFLIQLMRLQEMQSQESAKNKKKLLQTFKDSLQY
- a CDS encoding nicotinamide-nucleotide amidohydrolase family protein; this translates as MSTAPKIIVLSTGSELTSGRSQDTNSSWIANELFGLGFSVSKFVVLPDDPIVLQEEISKLANESTKEQPILLVMTGGLGPTEDDYTLEVACKLKGVSAVESTVAKQRLEAFYRLRGRNFQEAMQTAIRQVSVPEGSIILGNNVGIAPGFVITLGENANLCCMPGVPGEMTEMFRDELSPWISKTFSATELHSGFRFVWWMSESLFQKEFISKEESVTSGKVVWGVAAKRGYIRVSFQSSDRSLVDSLLQKIDQVYGAKSTPDVFEELPKILIDKKLTVGTAESCTGGLIAKTLTDRAGSSSYFYGSVISYDNSVKACLLGVKQGTLDEFGAVSKETAKEMAEGALSVLKTDLIVSVTGIAGPGGGTPQKKVGLVYFGVARKNGETEIHEHYFPFPRASFREYAAFTGIYLLYNLLKDKK
- a CDS encoding response regulator transcription factor, whose protein sequence is MYNILIVEDIHSIREAIKDLLTGKYNIFDAENYDEAIRVLKSEEIHLVITDIRMPGKTGLDLIKTIQHEFPQVLYTLMTAYNINDYINFAYKHGIWNIIPKYSFLDITLISVMVHKLLTKDIFGVEKYFGPEFTIQESGAEDKDFSVPQPDSIVYKRIYSDEQRNFLCNRIAKFLVEKGAPNAINQILEELTSNAMIRAPRDSKGNYKYQYELPSRDLVIPLENIQLAESDFFEIGYGIAENTFIIVIRDHFGSLDKKEILKRLDRHITVDETTGFPPGLADSHGRGLYICREISDQLIFNIEKEKRTEIIALLDKQGNKSYKSLSIYEV
- the ybeY gene encoding rRNA maturation RNase YbeY, which encodes MLFRRELSDSPCDLSLLLISDIDMKEINLLRRNKDKTTDVLSFPLEFDSAPLVAVLNERIKKNSKSLPPIALGEIVISVDTLKKQAVEIGHSEKDEFYRLLVHGFLHLLGYDHERGEEEERIMKLKEDECLEALQDL
- the recO gene encoding DNA repair protein RecO; translation: MSGSASGSLKKAKGIVLESRTIQDGDAIIRLLPEEGQVENFRIRGIRKSKTRPIASVEPGSLSSVDYYNSKNKETHNVKEISLLNRYDKAKSGYFGMVLVSYLVELASSFTPDGAEHPGEFRLLSGALEELEENGPGALILPFFKLRLLVSGGFLSKELLCHSCGTELKEMTSVMLQASPFELVCGNCLHTDQNDLGLVQWIQTFLMLRFRDLKERKISVETLLDLDRICNRMLEPILRKKLKSSVTLYEALGENLGKLS
- the argS gene encoding arginine--tRNA ligase, whose translation is MKENETLKQIVLKALEEGVRELSASIPDVDPSAFKIKIEYSRDEKFGDYSTSFALENSKILKKNPVQVSGDLVEILKKRNDLFETVDFTPPGFVNFRITPLFLLKFIESSILSGNYFPKANDPLKINLEFVSANPTGPLNIVSARAAANGDAMASLLKAIGHKVDKEFYINDYGNQVFLLGVSTLVRIREIKGESSSLQEADDSTPIETILEKNILPAEGYRGEYIKDIASALLKDSEKSPKIESLLKEKKYRELAELCSGWTVENNLIWQRKDLDAFGVEFDNYFSECTLHDSNKVLAVMKDLEKSGQIFEEDGKKVFRSTEYGDDKDRVVVRDDGRPTYLLADIAYHKNKIERGYDRIFDIWGPDHHGYIARLAGAVQSIGYKKENFKVIIAQQVNLLESGQKVKMSKRAGSFQTMSDLIGFLGKHGRDVGRYFFVMRSLDAPLDFDLDLAKDESDKNPVFYLQYAHARICSIFREVGNETSKDAATTLEMSDERKRLLFWIARFPEEIFDAANAMEPHRVTNYLQSFAKTFTGFYLGKNNRLKDATPEVRLGLARICLAAKNVLSEGLSLIGVSAPERMEKEA
- a CDS encoding LIC_12097 family sensor histidine kinase: MSSLQENLLERAGELQSILDGITEPLVLIDPGFRIRRVNRSTLEFSGQPSFSSIIGKKCYEVLYNRGDVCPYCPMKDMQNGEENFNQYFEYPRSDVNREIFHSVKGQKETLYLDFYPIEKDGIIGSVLEKVSNITRIKEKEEENLRIRNLASLGIFISGVAHELNNPLTGMSLTLQSLLNNLTSIDPEFFRKRLDMMKEDLTRAAMIVSDIISFAKPDRLVTTAADIYETIQKAKENVIWVYPVLSKNITWEILCEPGTTFQFNPVKMERLFINLFKNSLQAFDYGEGKIRVEVRKTRNMVHIIVEDNAGGIPDNLIDKIFSPFFTKNKTGIGTGLGLSICHSIVREHSGELSVKSFERKTRFRVSLPFTQNHGYSS